Proteins from a genomic interval of Desulfofustis limnaeus:
- a CDS encoding MerR family transcriptional regulator: MIAEDEAIFTIGMAAKLLGIHQRTLRNYEDSGLVRPQRKGKWRYYSMRDIKWIECLREMIHTHGISINAVKKLLAYTPCWNIIDCPFEKRQRCSAFFSNTLVPSKIRRLEPLPQRKKKKVVAY, translated from the coding sequence ATGATCGCTGAAGATGAAGCAATATTCACCATCGGAATGGCGGCGAAGCTGCTCGGTATCCACCAGAGAACCTTACGCAATTACGAGGATAGCGGGCTGGTTCGGCCGCAGCGAAAAGGAAAATGGCGTTACTATTCCATGCGCGATATCAAGTGGATCGAATGCCTGCGGGAGATGATCCATACCCATGGTATCAGTATCAATGCCGTGAAAAAGCTGCTTGCCTACACTCCCTGTTGGAATATTATCGACTGCCCCTTTGAAAAGCGGCAGCGGTGCAGCGCCTTTTTCTCCAACACGTTGGTTCCCAGCAAAATAAGAAGGCTGGAACCGCTGCCACAGCGAAAGAAAAAGAAAGTCGTGGCTTACTGA
- the nrfD gene encoding NrfD/PsrC family molybdoenzyme membrane anchor subunit, whose translation MSLQSQAAVIQEREFRKPQFNVLLMAMLALVAIGISAGIYALYVGHHHSLGVTREVPWGIAISTYAYLAIISTGLCALAALSHLFGGNNLAPLANRMVWLSIAAIMGAFLVIGLELENVWRMPLGVILYPNPTSNIWWMGTLYGMAVGIMMVELFLIVTRRYKLAVILGVCAAVTELFANSNLGSVFASLNARPFWYGSQLPIFFLASAFLSGAAAIVLFTHVSFALRQRFVSKETFEAMQTGGKVMMLMIFLIAIATGWKFLNAMVGSESLGEAAAVLTSGSLSNSFWVFEIGIGLALPFVVLLFTRLQSVQAMSLAALMILVGQFFSRLNLVVAGQVVPQFPGIEGASQYNHYAATAPELAIALSGIGVLGACFLIGEYYLGESFRHHHEQ comes from the coding sequence ATGTCTCTGCAATCTCAAGCTGCCGTTATACAAGAAAGGGAGTTTCGCAAGCCGCAGTTCAATGTGTTACTGATGGCAATGCTGGCTCTCGTGGCCATCGGCATCTCAGCCGGAATCTATGCTCTTTACGTGGGGCATCATCACTCCCTCGGCGTTACCCGTGAAGTGCCCTGGGGAATAGCCATCAGCACCTATGCCTATCTGGCGATCATCTCCACCGGTCTCTGCGCCTTGGCGGCTCTGAGTCATCTGTTCGGTGGTAACAACCTGGCGCCGCTGGCAAACCGGATGGTATGGTTGTCGATTGCTGCCATCATGGGCGCCTTTCTGGTTATTGGTTTGGAATTGGAAAACGTCTGGCGGATGCCGTTGGGGGTTATTCTCTATCCGAATCCCACGTCCAACATCTGGTGGATGGGCACATTGTACGGCATGGCGGTTGGTATCATGATGGTTGAGCTGTTTCTGATCGTCACCAGACGATACAAACTGGCGGTCATTCTCGGTGTTTGTGCGGCGGTTACCGAGCTTTTCGCCAACAGCAATCTTGGCTCGGTTTTCGCTTCGCTCAATGCCCGGCCGTTCTGGTACGGTTCGCAATTGCCCATCTTTTTCCTCGCTTCTGCATTTCTTTCCGGCGCTGCTGCCATCGTTCTGTTTACCCATGTCTCTTTCGCCTTGCGTCAGCGTTTTGTCAGCAAAGAGACTTTTGAAGCGATGCAGACCGGCGGCAAGGTCATGATGCTGATGATTTTTCTTATCGCTATCGCCACCGGGTGGAAGTTCCTCAACGCCATGGTCGGTTCGGAGTCTCTGGGAGAGGCTGCAGCCGTGTTGACCTCGGGCTCGCTGTCCAACAGTTTTTGGGTCTTTGAGATCGGCATCGGCCTGGCTCTGCCCTTTGTTGTCCTGCTCTTCACCAGACTGCAATCGGTTCAAGCCATGTCCTTGGCGGCGCTGATGATCCTTGTCGGCCAATTTTTCTCCCGCCTCAACTTGGTGGTGGCTGGTCAGGTGGTTCCGCAATTTCCTGGCATCGAAGGTGCCTCGCAATACAATCATTACGCGGCGACTGCCCCGGAATTGGCCATTGCCTTGAGCGGCATCGGGGTTCTTGGGGCCTGTTTCCTGATTGGCGAGTATTATCTCGGTGAGAGTTTCAGGCATCATCATGAGCAGTGA
- a CDS encoding c(7)-type cytochrome triheme domain-containing protein gives MKKILAFAAAVVVLGACLVISAADQPASEAEPYDEDTYGPEKEIVWNQPVKGVTFSHKLHTMDIGLDCESCHDDLFEMEAGAAEANDDFTMAAMGEGLYCGACHDGSSAFDVNSQCGSCHLEPENPIVWTKPVKAVIFEHKTHSQDLGLDCESCHDDLFVMRAGAAEEADDFVMAALYDGKYCGACHDGSTAFASDTRCTTCHIGVRGYARMTGESTSAEHDTQH, from the coding sequence ATGAAAAAGATACTAGCGTTTGCAGCGGCCGTTGTCGTCTTGGGAGCCTGTTTGGTAATCTCTGCGGCGGATCAGCCAGCGAGCGAGGCGGAGCCGTATGACGAGGATACTTATGGTCCGGAAAAAGAGATTGTCTGGAACCAGCCGGTCAAAGGTGTGACCTTCAGTCATAAACTGCACACGATGGACATCGGTCTTGATTGTGAATCGTGTCATGACGACCTGTTCGAGATGGAGGCGGGCGCTGCCGAGGCCAATGACGATTTCACCATGGCGGCCATGGGGGAGGGCTTGTACTGCGGTGCCTGTCATGACGGCAGTTCTGCGTTCGACGTGAATTCCCAATGTGGTTCCTGCCACCTGGAGCCGGAGAACCCCATCGTTTGGACTAAACCGGTCAAGGCGGTGATCTTTGAACACAAAACTCACTCGCAAGACCTTGGCCTGGACTGTGAATCGTGCCACGACGATTTGTTCGTCATGAGGGCTGGTGCTGCCGAGGAGGCCGACGACTTCGTCATGGCCGCTTTATACGACGGCAAGTACTGTGGTGCCTGCCATGACGGAAGTACCGCGTTTGCCTCGGACACCCGATGCACCACTTGCCATATCGGCGTCAGGGGGTACGCCCGGATGACCGGTGAAAGCACCTCTGCCGAACACGACACCCAGCATTAA